A segment of the Methanobrevibacter sp. genome:
AAAAAAATAAAAATAAAAATAAAAAATTCTAAAGAAGTGAAATAAAAAAAGTAAAAAAAGAAAAAATAAATGATTAGAAACTAATCACTTACTTCAATTCCTAATGAAACAAGCTTATCCCTGATTTCATCAGATAAATCATATTGCTTTTCAGCTCTTAATTTTTGACGAACGTCAGCAATTATCTTTAATAATTCCTCTTCATCACCACTGGTTTCATCATCTTTAGCAAAGAAATCAATACCTAATATTTGACTGATATCTGCGAACCAGTGCTTGATAGCCAATAGATCATCAATGATTATATTATCTTCATTTAAATCCTTATTGGATTGTTTGATGAATGAGAAAATAGCTGCAATGGCTTTAGGAGTGCTGAAATCATCATCCATACTCTTGAAGAATTCACTTACCCCTTCATTCAATGCATCATAAGATGATACATAATAATCAAAATTAAGCAATTCCTCGAAAAGTTCATTTTCTTCCAATTGGGCCAATTTTGCAATATCATCTGAAACATTTCCCTTTTCAAATTCCTCATTGATCTTCTCATCTAAAACTTGAAGATAGTTTCTTATACGTGCAACATTCTTTTCAGCTTGATGCAAGCTTACTTCACTGAAGTCTATTGGACTTCTGTAATGGGTTGCAAGAACGAACAATCTGAATGTTTCACCGGAATATTCCTTCAATAAGTCTCTAATGGTAATGAAGTTTCCCAATGATTTGGACATCTTTTCACCTGAAACATTTAGGAAACCTGTATGCATCCAGTATTGTACCAATGGCTCCTTACCTGATACCGCTTCCATCTGAGCAATCTCAGAGTCATGGTGAGGGAATATCAAGTCAAGTCCTCCACCATGAATGTCATATTGAGGTCCAAAGTACTTTTCAGTGATTGCAGTATCTTCAATATGCCAACCAGGTCTTCCCTTACCCCAAGGGGAGTCCCATACAGGTTCACCTGCAAACTCTTCCGCTTCCCTATTCTTCCATAATGCGAAATCGTTAGGGCTCTTTTTAGAACTGTCAATATCAATCCTATGGGTTTCAAGCTCTTCAATCTTACGATTGGCCAATTTACCATAATCCTTGAATTTGGCAACTTCAAAGTAAACTCCAGTTTCAGTCACATATGCAAATCCCTTATCAATCAATCTTTGAATTTGATCCAATATCTCTTCCATATGGTCAGTAGCTCTTGCAAAATAGTTAACGCTTTTTACATTTAAAGCAGCCATATCTTCAATGAATCTCTTTTCGAATTTCTTTGCAAGCAATTTGGAGTCTACACCACTTTCCTTTGCTCTGTTAATGATCTTATCATCAATATCAGTAATATTTTGTAAGTAGAATACAGAATATCCCTTGAATTCCAAATATCTCTTTATGGTGTCAAAGGAAATGTAAGTTCTTCCATGACCGATATGAGCATCATCATAAACTGTAGGGCCACAGACAAAGAGCTTGATCTTATCTTCAAACAATGTATTCAGCTCTTCCTTTTCCCTTGACATAGTACTATAAATTTCCATTATATCTCCTTAAAACCTTGTTAAAATAAAAATAAGTCTAATAACCATATCTATAGAAAAATAATCCTTATATAAAATAGCCTATAGATAATAATCCTTAAAATAAAATCAGTAGAAAATACTACCAATTATAATAAATGTGCTTCAGAACCTAAACATGCTCTACAATCTGCAGGCATATGTCCTTTTTCCTTATGAATTTGACAAATGACATCTTCGGTTTTTATTCTTTTACAAATGTAACATGTACGAGGGATAATATCAAATTTGGTTGCAGTTCCTTCATTCAAGTCATTTGCAAATTCCTGAATCAATGCCTTTACATCATCATTAAATACAATGCCACTACCCCTTTTATCAGTCAAATACTGAGATACTGCAGGCTGGGTAATATCCATCAATTCAGATATCTTCTTTTGTTTCATACCTAATTTCAATAAATCTTTTGCAAGTTCAGATCTAATAGCTGGTATGATATACCATACTACCATTTCACAAGGTGGTTTCATAAAATACCTCCAAAATGCTTAAAATTTTTTTATTCATCATCCATATAATTATTCAATTTATAAAATAATTTTCCATCAGCACCTTTAAATACATCTTCAACTTCAGAATCATGACTGAATTCAAAATGGTCCAAATCATGAAAATGACTTAATTCATTGATTCTTTTTTCAAGCTCATCCTGACGTTCCAATAGCAAGTCAATAGCTGATGAAACAGGGTCGGGGAACTCATGCTCTAAATCCAAGACACATCTCCTATCTTCATGAATAATCCTGCTTGGTACACCTACTGCTGTAGCACCTCTTGGAACATCCTGCAATACAACTGCTCCGGCCCCTATTTTAGAAGAGCAACCTAAGGTAATGTTTCCCAAAACCTTAGCCCCAGAACCGATTACAACTGCATCTTCAACAGTTGGGTGTCTTTTGCCTTTACTTAGACTTGTTCCTCCAAGAACAACTCCCTGATAGATTAAGACATCATCTCCAACAATAGTTGTCTCACCTATTACAATGCCCATTCCATGGTCAATAAATACTCTTTTACCTATTTGAGCACCAGGGTGAATTTCAATTCCTGTCAGGAATCTTGATATTTGAGAGAAGAATCTTCCCCAAAACGGCAAGTGATGTGTCCAAAGCCAATGATTCCACCTATGTAAAATAATGGCCCATA
Coding sequences within it:
- the cysS gene encoding cysteine--tRNA ligase — translated: MEIYSTMSREKEELNTLFEDKIKLFVCGPTVYDDAHIGHGRTYISFDTIKRYLEFKGYSVFYLQNITDIDDKIINRAKESGVDSKLLAKKFEKRFIEDMAALNVKSVNYFARATDHMEEILDQIQRLIDKGFAYVTETGVYFEVAKFKDYGKLANRKIEELETHRIDIDSSKKSPNDFALWKNREAEEFAGEPVWDSPWGKGRPGWHIEDTAITEKYFGPQYDIHGGGLDLIFPHHDSEIAQMEAVSGKEPLVQYWMHTGFLNVSGEKMSKSLGNFITIRDLLKEYSGETFRLFVLATHYRSPIDFSEVSLHQAEKNVARIRNYLQVLDEKINEEFEKGNVSDDIAKLAQLEENELFEELLNFDYYVSSYDALNEGVSEFFKSMDDDFSTPKAIAAIFSFIKQSNKDLNEDNIIIDDLLAIKHWFADISQILGIDFFAKDDETSGDEEELLKIIADVRQKLRAEKQYDLSDEIRDKLVSLGIEVSD
- a CDS encoding transcriptional regulator; the protein is MKPPCEMVVWYIIPAIRSELAKDLLKLGMKQKKISELMDITQPAVSQYLTDKRGSGIVFNDDVKALIQEFANDLNEGTATKFDIIPRTCYICKRIKTEDVICQIHKEKGHMPADCRACLGSEAHLL
- the epsC gene encoding serine O-acetyltransferase EpsC, translating into MFDDLRDDLQAAKARDPAARSSLEILLCYPGIWAIILHRWNHWLWTHHLPFWGRFFSQISRFLTGIEIHPGAQIGKRVFIDHGMGIVIGETTIVGDDVLIYQGVVLGGTSLSKGKRHPTVEDAVVIGSGAKVLGNITLGCSSKIGAGAVVLQDVPRGATAVGVPSRIIHEDRRCVLDLEHEFPDPVSSAIDLLLERQDELEKRINELSHFHDLDHFEFSHDSEVEDVFKGADGKLFYKLNNYMDDE